The Chitinophagales bacterium genomic sequence TCTCTATCATACAATCGAGTATCTAACATAAAAACATCAGCCAAATCGCCATATGATTTTTTACGCCATATCTTATTGATATCATCACTTTCTGGATAGCGAATTGGAATCCATTCATCGTAAGCTACTTGAGCAGCATGTTTTCTTACATCCCAAGATCCTTCGGTAGATGGCGTATGATTATCGGCACCTGTAGTATAGGAATTGTTGGTTGTTTCATGGTCGTCCCAAACACAAATAAAAGGAAACTGTTGGTGTAAACGCATCAACGATTTATCTAGTTTATAAGTAGAATGTCTTAAACGATAATCTTCGAGTGTAATGATTTCTTTTTGTGGTTCTTGGTCAGTTCTAATATCAAACAAATAGCCAGAGTTGTTTTCGTAGATATAATCTCCTAAGTGAAGTACTGCGTCAATGTCATTTCTTTCCCAAATTCTATCGTAACCATTAAAATAACCAGACACATAATTAGAACAAGAAACAAAGGCAAATCGCAATTGGTCAACACCACCAACTGGTGCTGTTTTAGTTCGTCCAGTTAAAGAGTGTTTGCCATCAACAATAAATTCATAGAAATACCACGAGTAAGGTTGTAAACCAGTTACATCTATTTTAACTGTAAAATCTCTTGTACTGTCTGTTGTAAATGTGCCAGATTGTACTACATTATTAAAAAGTGTATCGGTAGCCATTCGCCAAGTTCCGTTAACAGTTCCAGCCAAATCTTCTGTAGTTACTCTTGTCCATATAATTACAGCATTTGGAGTTGGATCGCCAGAAGCGACACCATGATAAAATGGAGCTAAAGATTCATCGACAGCAGAACGCAAAGAGTAAGGTAAGCTAGTGTTTTCTGCTGCTTGAATGATTTGAAATGAAAATACAATACTGACTAAGGTTATGATAACAAATTTCATGTTTCTAAATTTATATCACTAAAAATAGTTAATTGTTATTAATTATAGAAATACTTACTGCTAATTTTTTGTGTAAATTAGTTGAACTTTGAAATGAAATATGATGTGCTTTTGTTAATCTTACAAACTAAAACTTTCGCCACAAGAGCATATTCTGCTTGCATTCAGATAAAATAAAATTCCTTTAATGCTTAGAAATTAATTCATTGTCATTTTTAAGAGTTGATTGACTGTTTTCCAATTTCTTGTTGTAGCTGTTACTTTTAATTTACTTTCTATAAAACTATTAGTTAGTTTAGAATTGCTGTAACTATCTGGACAATATAAATAAAGTGCTTTATCTATTATTTTAAATTGGTCATTTTTTAAATTTATTTGTTTTAGTAGTTCTGTGTATTCAGTTTTTGGTTTTTCTGATAAGAATGTGATATGAAAGAATGCCAAATCTTTTGATTTATCATTTAAGAAAGGATTTGAGTTAACTATCTTTTCTAACTCTGTTTGTGTTAATGTTATAACAGGAACATCAAAGCCAAATATTTTTTCAATATTAGTTTTTAAAATTTCACTTATAGCTTGAGTTGTTTTTTCGTTTGCCTGAAAAACAATATTTCCACTTTGTATATAAGTTTTAATGTTTTCAAATTTTAAGTCAGCACACATTTTTTTTAATGCGTCCATCTTAATAATTCTGTGTCCACTTACATTAATACCTCTTAAAATTGAAATATAGGTTTGCATACATTACAAACTAAAACTTTCGCCACAAGAGCAAGTTCTACTAGCATTTGGATTGTTAAAATAAAATCCTTTGCCATCTAATCCTTCAGAAAAATCTAAAGTAGTACCTAATAAGTATAACAAGCTCTTTGCATCAACTACTAACTTAATGCCTTTGTCTTCAAAAATTTCGTCGCCAACTTTATTTTCATTGTCAAACTTCATATCATACGATAAACCACTACAACCACCACTGTTTACAGAAACACGAACAAAATAATCACTAGTCAACTGGTCTTGTTGCCAAATTTGTTCTACTCTTTTCTTTGCTGTGTCGCTTATAAAAATCATAACTTATTTATCTTTCTTTTGGTTATAAACAATAATTGGCTACTAAAAGTTCAATTATGGTTTGAAGTCTTTGTTTTTATCTTCAACCATTTGTTTTAACTGTTCTTTGTATGCTATTATTTTTTGAAGTAGAGTAACATCATGCGTAGCTAAAATTTGTGCTGCTAATATGCCTGCATTTTTTGCACCATTTATTGCTACAGTAGCTACAGGAACACCTGCTGGCATTTGTGCTATTGATAAAATAGAATCTACGCCACTTAAATTACTTGATTTTACAGGCACACCAATTACAGGTAATGGCGAAATTGCTGCAACCATTCCTGGTAAATGAGCAGCACCACCAGCACCAGCAATAATGACTTTTGTACCATTTTTATGAGCCGTTGAAGCAAAATCGTACATAGCTTGTGGTGTTCTGTGTGCAGAAATAATACGATAATCGTAAGCAATACCCAATTCATCTAAAAGTAGAGCAGTTTCACGCATAACGCTATTGTCGCTGTCAGAACCCATTATTATTGCTACTGGTTTATTCATTGATGATTTCTATTTCGGTTAAAGTTCTTACTTTTTGTGCTAATTCCAAAACTTTTGTTCTATCTGGATGAATTATCGTAATGTGTCCTAACTTTCTGTTTGGTTTACTTTCTTGTTTTCCGTACAAATGTACATAAACGCCAGTCATGCTATTGAGTGTTTCCCAATGTTTTAATTGGTATGCTCCACTGCCTTTATTCGTTCCTACAATATTAATCATAGCACATGGCATAATCATTTCGGTATTGCCTAAAGGCATATCTAACAAAATTCTAATGAGTTGCTCGTATTGCGAAGTATAAAAACCTTCGATGGTATGATGAGCAGAATTATGTGGTCGTGGTGCAATTTCGTTGACAAGTATGTCATCATCATCTGTTAAAAAAAGTTCTACGGCAAATAAACCTGGACTATCAAATGCTTGTACTGCTTGTAGTGCAATTTGTTGTGCTTTCTTCTCAATTGTTGGATTAATATCTGCTGGTGAAACTAAAAAAGCAACTAAATTACTGTGCTCATCAAACTCCATTTCTATACAAGGATAGGTTTTGATATTGCCTTTCGTATCTTTTGCTACAATTACAGCTAACTCTTTAGTATAATTGACGAAAGATTCTACCATTAAAGCACCATCAAACGGAATGCTATTAATATCAGATTTTAATGCATCGATAGAAGTAATAAAAACACCTTTCCCATCGTAACCACCAGTACAAGTTTTTACAGCTACTTTTTGATGATGTTGTTGTAGATAATCTAAATGTTGTAGTAGTGCTTGTTTATTGTCTACTATTACAAAAGGTGCAGTTGGTATATTATTTTCTTTATAAAATTGTTTTTGCTTGGATTTATCTTTAATGATATTTAAAACGCTTGGAAAAGGAATTATTTTTTTTCCTTGTTGATGCAATGACAATAACTTATTTACATTGATATGCTCAATCTCGAAAGTAAGAATATCAGACTGATTGGCGAGTACTTCGATAGCATTTTCATCGGTAATACTTCCTATAATTAATTCGTGAGCATATGGTGCAGCTGAACAATGTGCATCTTGGTCTAATACAATTGTTGGAACTTGCCAAAGCATGGTTTGTTCTAATAACATTTTACCTAATTGACCACCACCAATAATGCCAATTGTAGGAAATAGTTGTTGCATGGTGCAAAAGTAAAAAATAGATACTTATTTTCTTTCTAATATACTTATTTGTTTAAAAAACAAAACAAGCTTTTATTATTGCTTGATAAATTTTGCTAGGTATTTATTTTGATTGATGTCTGTAATTTGAATAATATAACAAGCTTTTGGTAATAAGTTAATATTTATTTTATTCTGAAAGATACTAGTAGCAGATTTCCAGTTTTTACCTAAAATATCAAATATTTCATAGGAATTAATATTGATATTATTATGTATTGATATATAATCAGTTGCTGGATTTGGATAAACAAATATTGTTGGAATTCTTTTATCTTCAAAAGTATTAATAAATAGATTTGGCGTAGTAGAATAACATAATAAACCACCAACTTTATTGCCAATTAAAATT encodes the following:
- a CDS encoding DUF1697 domain-containing protein gives rise to the protein MQTYISILRGINVSGHRIIKMDALKKMCADLKFENIKTYIQSGNIVFQANEKTTQAISEILKTNIEKIFGFDVPVITLTQTELEKIVNSNPFLNDKSKDLAFFHITFLSEKPKTEYTELLKQINLKNDQFKIIDKALYLYCPDSYSNSKLTNSFIESKLKVTATTRNWKTVNQLLKMTMN
- a CDS encoding 5-(carboxyamino)imidazole ribonucleotide synthase — protein: MQQLFPTIGIIGGGQLGKMLLEQTMLWQVPTIVLDQDAHCSAAPYAHELIIGSITDENAIEVLANQSDILTFEIEHINVNKLLSLHQQGKKIIPFPSVLNIIKDKSKQKQFYKENNIPTAPFVIVDNKQALLQHLDYLQQHHQKVAVKTCTGGYDGKGVFITSIDALKSDINSIPFDGALMVESFVNYTKELAVIVAKDTKGNIKTYPCIEMEFDEHSNLVAFLVSPADINPTIEKKAQQIALQAVQAFDSPGLFAVELFLTDDDDILVNEIAPRPHNSAHHTIEGFYTSQYEQLIRILLDMPLGNTEMIMPCAMINIVGTNKGSGAYQLKHWETLNSMTGVYVHLYGKQESKPNRKLGHITIIHPDRTKVLELAQKVRTLTEIEIINE
- the purE gene encoding 5-(carboxyamino)imidazole ribonucleotide mutase; this translates as MNKPVAIIMGSDSDNSVMRETALLLDELGIAYDYRIISAHRTPQAMYDFASTAHKNGTKVIIAGAGGAAHLPGMVAAISPLPVIGVPVKSSNLSGVDSILSIAQMPAGVPVATVAINGAKNAGILAAQILATHDVTLLQKIIAYKEQLKQMVEDKNKDFKP
- a CDS encoding iron-sulfur cluster assembly accessory protein, with the translated sequence MIFISDTAKKRVEQIWQQDQLTSDYFVRVSVNSGGCSGLSYDMKFDNENKVGDEIFEDKGIKLVVDAKSLLYLLGTTLDFSEGLDGKGFYFNNPNASRTCSCGESFSL